The proteins below are encoded in one region of Telopea speciosissima isolate NSW1024214 ecotype Mountain lineage chromosome 10, Tspe_v1, whole genome shotgun sequence:
- the LOC122643935 gene encoding protein DETOXIFICATION 40-like, which produces MIELKLLLYLAAPSVIVYMINYLMSMSTQIFSGHLGNLELAAASLGNTGIQAFTYGVMLGMGSAVETLCGQAYGASKYEMLGVYLQRSTILLMLTGIPVTIIYIFSKPILILLGESSRIASAASVFVYGLIPQIFAYAANFPIQKFLQAQSIVAPSAYIATVTLVLHMLLSWVAVYKIGLGLFGASLLLSLSWWVIVVAQFVYIVKSEKCKKTWTGFTLEAFSGLFEFFKLSASSAVMLCLEIWYFQILVLLAGLLENPQLSLDSLSICMTISGWVFMISVGFNAAASVRVSNELGAGHPKSAAFSVVVVTLISFVTTLILSAVVLALRDVISYAFTGGEAVAQAVSDLCPLLAITLILNGVQPVLSGVAVGCGWQTFVAYVNVGCYYIVGIPLGALLGFKYNLGAKGIWSGMIGGTTIQTIILLWVTFRTDWKKEVEKAMKRLDKWKVDEEPIGKE; this is translated from the exons ATGATCGAGCTCAAACTCCTCCTCTATCTCGCTGCTCCGTCCGTGATCGTTTACATGATCAACTATCTCATGTCAATGTCTACCCAGATCTTTTCCGGCCACCTCGGTAACCTCGAACTCGCCGCTGCTTCCCTCGGCAACACCGGCATCCAAGCCTTCACTTATGGAGTCATGCTTGGAATGGGGAGTGCAGTGGAGACCCTATGTGGGCAAGCCTACGGTGCATCGAAGTACGAAATGCTTGGTGTATACTTGCAGAGATCAACGATCCTACTTATGCTAACTGGAATTCCAGTTACCATCATTTACATCTTCTCTAAGCCAATCTTGATCCTCCTTGGGGAATCATCAAGAATCGCATCGGCAGCTTCCGTGTTTGTTTATGGTCTGATCCCTCAGATATTCGCCTATGCAGCCAATTTCCCTATACAGAAATTCTTGCAGGCACAGAGCATTGTGGCCCCCAGTGCCTACATAGCGACGGTGACGTTGGTTCTTCATATGTTATTAAGCTGGGTGGCGGTGTACAAGATCGGgcttgggttgtttggggcttCTTTGTTGCTGAGCTTGTCGTGGTGGGTTATAGTGGTGGCTCAGTTCGTTTATATAGTGAAGAGTGAGAAGTGTAAGAAGACATGGACCGGGTTCACATTGGAAGCTTTTTCAGGGCTGTTCGAGTTTTTTAAGTTATCGGCTTCGTCGGCGGTGATGTTGTGCTTGGAGATTTGGTATTTTCAGATACTAGTTTTGCTTGCTGGGTTGCTGGAGAACCCTCAGTTATCGTTGGATTCTCTCTCTATCTG CATGACAATAAGTGGCTGGGTTTTCATGATCTCCGTTGGATTCAATGCAGCGGCAAG tgTGAGGGTGAGCAACGAGCTTGGCGCTGGACACCCTAAATCGGCAGCATTCTCAGTAGTGGTGGTGACTTTGATATCTTTTGTAACTACATTGATCTTATCAGCAGTGGTGCTTGCATTAAGAGATGTCATCAGCTATGCTTTTACTGGTGGAGAAGCTGTAGCCCAAGCGGTCTCAGACCTTTGCCCTTTACTAGCCATCACTTTGATCCTCAATGGAGTCCAACCCGTTTTGTCag GTGTAGCTGTTGGGTGTGGATGGCAAACATTCGTTGCTTATGTTAACGTGGGATGTTATTACATTGTTGGGATCCCTTTAGGGGCTTTGCTGGGTTTTAAGTACAATTTAGGTGCCAAG GGAATATGGTCAGGGATGATAGGTGGCACAACAATTCAGACTATCATTTTACTGTGGGTTACCTTTCGAACAGATTGGAAGAAAGAGGTG GAGAAAGCTATGAAACGCTTGGATAAATGGAAAGTCGATGAAGAACCAATAGGGAAAGAGTGA